A segment of the Candidatus Woesearchaeota archaeon genome:
AAAAGTTAGAATTCAATAATTAAAAAAAAATTAAATGAAAAGAAGAATTGCACTTAGGAGCCCTAAACCAAGAATAATACCAAATACAGTCATGATTTGAGTTTTGAATTCTTTCCCGCCAAATAAATAAGCAATACCGCCTTTAACAATAGTATTTGTAATTGCTGCTAATGTTATTGCCATTGTTGCAACCAGCATACTAATATCCCCAGTTCCAGCTAGAGTTGCTAGTGATAAAGTAATTGCATCAACATCTGCCAACCCAGATAAAAGTGCAGCAATATAAATTCCTTTGGCACCAAACATAATATATCCAAATTTTGCTATGAATAAAACAAACGCAAAAAAGACTGCAAATTTTAATGCAGGAATTAATGTGAAAGGACTATCAAACTCAATTTTTTTAACATGAGTTTTTCTAATTGTTCTCCAAATAATAAATGCAGAAATAAATCCGGCAAGACCCATGGCAGTCATTGGAATTGCAGTGTATTTTAACATGGCCGAATTTACGACCAACACTTCAACCATAACTCGAATAAACATTGTCGAACAAGCAACAACAACTGCCAAAACAAAAGGTGAGACAATTTTTGAATTTTTTTTGCTTTCGAGTGCCATGCTTGATGTTACTGCAGTACTTGAAACAAGACCGCCTAAAAATCCAGTAAGACCTAAACCTTTACCAGCACCAAGTGCTCTAATAAGAATATAACCAACAAAACTAATTCCCGAAATGAATACAACCATCAACCAAATTTTGAATGGATTAAAAACATCAAGTTGACTTGCGATTTCAATTGATAAAAATGGTGCTGACTCAATAATTTTTGAAATAAGAGGAATATCCATAGGAGTGTAGTTCACGTTTGGTAAGAAGGGAAGAATTAAAATTGTTATTACTGCAAATTTTAATGTTGCATAAATCTCGTCGCTGCTAATCTTTCCTGCAAACTCATGTAATGGACGTTTTAGAGTGAGAAATCCTACAATAACAATAGTTGTTATAAGTGCAAAAGTTGTATACCCAGACATTGCCATCAAACCTAAAAGAAATGACATGAGGGCAGTAACTTCAGTTGTAATTCCTATCTCTTCTTCTTTAAAATGCATAACTGTTGCAATATATGCTGCGACAATTAATACTGCAAGACAACCAAAAATAACTAGAATAACTGTTTTTGATTCGAATAAATTAGACGCAAGAAAACCTGACACTGCACCTAAAAGAGTCATAAAAATAAAAGTTCTCAAACCTGCAAAATCCTTT
Coding sequences within it:
- a CDS encoding MgtC/SapB family protein; the protein is MVIIDFSTFVNFLVAIGIGALIGMQREVELQKTKKKDFAGLRTFIFMTLLGAVSGFLASNLFESKTVILVIFGCLAVLIVAAYIATVMHFKEEEIGITTEVTALMSFLLGLMAMSGYTTFALITTIVIVGFLTLKRPLHEFAGKISSDEIYATLKFAVITILILPFLPNVNYTPMDIPLISKIIESAPFLSIEIASQLDVFNPFKIWLMVVFISGISFVGYILIRALGAGKGLGLTGFLGGLVSSTAVTSSMALESKKNSKIVSPFVLAVVVACSTMFIRVMVEVLVVNSAMLKYTAIPMTAMGLAGFISAFIIWRTIRKTHVKKIEFDSPFTLIPALKFAVFFAFVLFIAKFGYIMFGAKGIYIAALLSGLADVDAITLSLATLAGTGDISMLVATMAITLAAITNTIVKGGIAYLFGGKEFKTQIMTVFGIILGLGLLSAILLFI